In Nevskiales bacterium, the genomic window GATGACCGTCTCGGTCCTGGAATGTTTTAACTCGGCCGCGACAGTCTGCAACTGCTCGCGACCCCTGCGGTCCGGATGCGCTTCGAGCAGCTGCAGCAGGCGCGCGGTGACGGCATTGACCTCCAGGAAGCCGACCGTGTCACGGCGGTCGCGGTACACCACGATGCAGGTCGGCTGCGGGCCCGGTTCCGTCGGCCGGAAATCCGGTGAGATGCGGTGCACGGGGTAGCGGTAAGCCAGGTTCCAGGCCAGCGGCGAGAGCACCGGCACGCCGTCCAGCAGGTCGCCGGCCGGATCCACCCCGGCGGGGTCGGCTTCCGCTTCGCTGACGGTCAGCGCCAGCTCGACCCACTCGTAATGCGCCAGCTCCAGGAGGAACGGCGGATCCTCCGGCTGCGGCGCGCGCTCGTCCTGCAGGTAGTGCAGGAACTCCTCGGCGATGCGGTGGAAGAACGGCGTGTGCGCGCGGTGGCGCGCGAAGTAGTCGCGGATCATGCGCTGCCAGGCGCCGTCCTCGTACAGGCGGCGCAGCACGGGGAAGGCGTTTGCGATGAAACCCTCGACGTTGTTGTAGAACAGCTCGCGGTAGATCTTCATGCGCCGGTCTTCGACGTCCGGCGGCGCGGGATTCCGCGCCGGATCCCGCAGGTGGGCGGC contains:
- a CDS encoding putative DNA-binding domain-containing protein; protein product: MHEFQRVQYAFAAHLRDPARNPAPPDVEDRRMKIYRELFYNNVEGFIANAFPVLRRLYEDGAWQRMIRDYFARHRAHTPFFHRIAEEFLHYLQDERAPQPEDPPFLLELAHYEWVELALTVSEAEADPAGVDPAGDLLDGVPVLSPLAWNLAYRYPVHRISPDFRPTEPGPQPTCIVVYRDRRDTVGFLEVNAVTARLLQLLEAHPDRRGREQLQTVAAELKHSRTETVIESGRELLEGLRRRDIILGVRQG